The proteins below are encoded in one region of Vulpes lagopus strain Blue_001 chromosome 10, ASM1834538v1, whole genome shotgun sequence:
- the RNF182 gene encoding E3 ubiquitin-protein ligase RNF182 yields the protein MASQPPEDTAEAQVSDELECKICYNRYNLKQRKPKVLECCHRVCAKCLYKIIDFGDSPQGVIVCPFCRFETCLPDDEVSSLPDDNNILVNLTCGGRGKKCLPENPTELLLTPKRLASLVSPSHASSNCLVITIMEVQRESSPSLSSTPVVEFYRPASFDSVTTVSHNWTVWNCTSLLFQTSIRVLVWLLGLLYFSSLPLGIYLLVSKKVTLGVVFVSLVPSSLVILMVYGFCQCVCHEFLDCMAPSS from the coding sequence ATGGCCAGTCAGCCTCCAGAAGACACAGCAGAGGCTCAGGTCTCTGACGAGCTCGAGTGTAAGATCTGTTATAATCGGTACAACCTGAAGCAGAGGAAACCCAAAGTGCTGGAGTGTTGTCATCGGGTTTGTGCCAAATGCCTCTACAAGATCATAGACTTTGGGGACTCCCCACAAGGCGTCATCGTCTGTCCTTTCTGCAGGTTCGAGACATGCCTGCCAGATGATGAAGTCAGCAGCCTGCCGGACGACAACAACATCCTGGTAAACTTGACTTGTGGAGGCAGAGGCAAGAAGTGCCTGCCAGAGAACCCTACTGAGCTGCTGCTGACTCCCAAGAGGCTGGCATCTCTTGTAAGTCCTTCACACGCTTCCTCCAACTGCCTGGTCATAACCATCATGGAGGTACAGCGAGAGAGCTCCCCGTCTCTGAGCTCCACTCCTGTGGTAGAATTTTACAGGCCCGCAAGCTTCGACTCTGTTACCACTGTGTCACACAACTGGACTGTGTGGAACTGCACATCCCTGCTCTTTCAGACGTCTATCCGCGTGTTGGTTTGGCTGCTAGGTTTGCTCTACTTCAGCTCCTTACCTTTAGGCATCTACTTACTGGTGTCTAAGAAGGTCACCCTTGGGGTTGTCTTTGTCAGCCTCGTCCCTTCGAGCCTTGTTATTCTCATGGTGTATGGTTTTTGCCAGTGCGTTTGTCATGAATTTCTAGACTGTATGGCACCTTCTTCTTAA